In Shinella sp. XGS7, a single genomic region encodes these proteins:
- the folP gene encoding dihydropteroate synthase: MFWQTTRYRIDLRRPQVMGIVNLTPDSFSDGGLHADARAGLAHCERLVGEGVDILDIGGESTRPGAAILSAEEEWARVEGVLRGALSLGVPVSLDSCKAEVMRRAADLGVDILNDVRALRDAGAEQLMQDHAQLGVCLMHMRGDPGSMQSLTDYDDLLGEVSEFLAARAQRLREQGVAAERIVLDPGYGFAKTSEQNWALLRQQRALLGLGYPLLAGWSRKRALGELTGRGVDERLAASLAAALAAVAHGARIVRVHDVAATVDALKVWVAAAGPGLGENSDHQDIQEAARNEP; encoded by the coding sequence ATGTTCTGGCAGACCACGCGCTACCGCATCGACCTCCGCCGCCCGCAGGTGATGGGCATCGTCAATCTCACGCCCGACTCCTTCTCGGATGGCGGCCTTCACGCCGATGCGCGGGCCGGCTTGGCTCATTGCGAGCGTCTCGTGGGGGAGGGCGTGGACATCCTGGACATCGGCGGCGAGTCCACCCGGCCGGGTGCGGCGATCCTGAGTGCGGAGGAGGAGTGGGCCCGTGTCGAGGGCGTGCTGCGCGGTGCGCTGAGCCTGGGCGTGCCCGTCTCCCTGGACAGCTGCAAGGCCGAGGTGATGCGCCGCGCGGCCGATCTGGGGGTGGACATCCTCAACGATGTGCGGGCCCTGCGCGACGCCGGGGCCGAGCAGCTGATGCAGGATCATGCGCAGCTGGGCGTGTGCCTGATGCATATGCGTGGCGACCCGGGCAGCATGCAGTCCCTCACCGACTACGACGATCTGCTGGGCGAGGTGAGCGAGTTCCTGGCCGCCCGCGCGCAGCGCCTGCGCGAGCAGGGCGTGGCGGCCGAGCGTATCGTGCTGGATCCGGGCTATGGCTTTGCCAAGACCTCCGAGCAGAACTGGGCCTTGCTGCGTCAGCAGCGTGCGCTGCTGGGCTTGGGCTATCCGCTGCTGGCGGGCTGGTCGCGCAAGCGTGCTTTGGGTGAGCTGACCGGTCGGGGCGTGGACGAGCGCCTGGCCGCGAGCCTGGCGGCGGCCCTGGCGGCCGTGGCGCATGGGGCGCGCATCGTGCGGGTGCACGATGTCGCCGCAACCGTGGACGCGCTCAAGGTCTGGGTCGCGGCTGCGGGTCCCGGCT